One genomic segment of Candidatus Schekmanbacteria bacterium includes these proteins:
- a CDS encoding tetratricopeptide repeat protein: MKKEGGNGSAPKFNYLHYNNRGVFYKNRGLYTKAIEQYEKAISLNPKFDNGYYNLGSVYYEIGKFDEAFKKWKRGLTINKENDLIKKSLKKLLPLLKVSGRN; the protein is encoded by the coding sequence ATGAAAAAAGAAGGTGGTAACGGAAGTGCTCCAAAGTTTAACTATCTACACTACAATAATCGCGGAGTTTTCTACAAGAACAGAGGATTGTATACAAAAGCCATAGAACAATATGAGAAGGCAATATCGCTTAATCCAAAGTTCGATAACGGTTATTACAACCTTGGTTCCGTTTATTATGAAATAGGGAAATTCGACGAAGCCTTCAAGAAGTGGAAACGTGGTCTGACAATAAACAAAGAAAACGACCTGATAAAAAAGAGCCTGAAGAAACTCCTGCCTCTTTTAAAAGTTTCCGGCCGGAATTAA